The following DNA comes from Chitinivibrionales bacterium.
CTTTTCCGCACCGCCGCGAAGAATTTCGGAGAGAATTTCCGAAGGAAGTTTGCAGGGGAAACCGCAAATGTTGAGCGCAAGAATAACTTCACCTCCCATGGCATAAACATCACTCATTGAATTGGCTGCGGCAATGGCGCCAAAATCATAGGGATCATCGACAATAGGAGTAAAAAAATCCAGTGTCTGAATAACAGCAAGATCATCGCTCACCTTATACACGGCCGCGTCATCAGCGACGCCAAGCCCCACCAGGAGTTTCGGGAACTCGGAAGGGGTGAACATATTTTTCAGTGGCTGCAGAACCTGCGCCAGGGTTTCAGGCCCGATTTTGGCCGCTCACCCGGCAGCAGAGGTCATCGCCGTCAATCTGATTTCTTTATCGGACAAAGGATGCCGCTCCGTGTTTAAAAGTGATATAGTAATCGAAAGGATTCAGAGATCCTCTACCCCATCAATTTCGATACAGCCCTGCTCAAGTATCTCGCGTGCCTGTTCTTTTTCAACACGCAAGACTCTCAGGCATACACCGCAATCGGAAGCAATATGCCTGGGCACGGGAATCAGTGCACAGGAGAGTCCGGCCAGTTTAACCATTTTTTCTGCTTTCAATGCATAGTTGGTCGAATGTACGATTATTACCGATTGTTGCTCTTTTTTCATTATCTGCATTGCGTTAGTGCTTTAACAGCATCGATCGCTATTTCAATCTCCTCCATGGTAGTAAAATAGCTTGCTCCAAACCTGATTGTGCCCTGGGGAAACGTGCCGATTGTTTTATGTGCCGAGGGTGCGCAGTGAAGACCTACCCGGCAGCAGATCCCGAACACTTCATCTAATCGAAAGCCGGCATCGGAACAAGAAATGTCGTCAATAGAAAAAGAGACGGTTGCCGTTTGTCGCTCCGGGTCCAGTCCTCCATAGACAGTCACGTTGTGCAAAGCGCTTAATCCACCGATGAGTTGTTCACATAACTCCATTTCCCTTTTCCTGATCGACTCCACTCCCCTGCTCAAAATATAATCTACTCCCGCTCCCAAGCCGGCAATACCGACAGTATTGGGCGTTCCGCTTTCAAATTTATCAGGCAAAAAGCAGGGCT
Coding sequences within:
- a CDS encoding DUF3343 domain-containing protein, whose protein sequence is MKKEQQSVIIVHSTNYALKAEKMVKLAGLSCALIPVPRHIASDCGVCLRVLRVEKEQAREILEQGCIEIDGVEDL